In one Rattus rattus isolate New Zealand chromosome 16, Rrattus_CSIRO_v1, whole genome shotgun sequence genomic region, the following are encoded:
- the Mn1 gene encoding transcriptional activator MN1: MFGLDQFEPQINSRHAGQGEGNFNEAGLSMNAHFKAPAFHAGPPPGPVDPAISALGEPPILGLNMEPYGFHARGHSELHAGGLQAQPVHGFFGGQQPHHSHPGGHHPHQHHPHFGGNFGGPDPGASCLHGGRLLGYGGAASGLGSQPPFAESYEHMAESQGPEGFGPQRPGNLPDFHSSGTSGHAVPAPCLPLDQSPNRAASFHGLSASSGSDSHSLEPRRVTNQGAVDSLEYNYPSEPPSGHFDMFSPSDSEGQLPHYAAGRQVPGGAFPGASAMPRASGMVGLSKMHGQPPQPPPPQQQPQHGVFFERFGGARKMPVGLEPAVGSRHPLMQPPQQAPPPPQQQPQQQQPPPPPGLLVRQNSCPPALPRPQQGEAGTPSGGLQDGGPMLPSQHAQFEYPIHRLENRSMHPYSEPVFSMQHPPPQQAPNQRLQHFDAPPYMNVAKRPRFDFPGSTGVDRCASWNGSMHNGTLDNQLSPSAYPGLPGEFTPPVPDSFPSGPPLQHPGPDHQSLQQQQQQQQQQQQQQQQQQQQQQQQQQQQQQRQNAALMIKQMASRNQQQRLRQPNLAQLGHPGDVGQGGLVHGGSVSGLAQTNFEREGGSAGAGRLGGFEQQAPHLAQESAWFPGPHPPGDLLPRRMGSAGLPADCGPHDPGLAPPPAPGGSGVLFRGSLQEPLRMPGEGHVPALASPGLQFGSSLAGLGQLQSPGAGVGLPNAPSERRPPPPDFPAPALGGQPGFPFGSGSRQATPHSAPGVNSPPSAGAGSGSSGAAGGAYPPQPDFQSSQRNSASKLGALSLGSFNKPSSKDNLFGQSCLAALSTACQNMIASLGAPNLNVTFNKKNPPEGKRKLSQNEPDSAVAAGNPGSDYFPGGTTPGAPGPGGPSGTSGGGSKASGPPNPPIQGDSTSLSPNYTLESTSGSDGKPVPGGSGRGRGRRKRDSGHVSPGTFFDKYSAAPDSGGAPGVSPGQQQAPGSAAGGSSVNEARGPTPHEKALTSPSWGKGAELLLGDQPDLMASLDSTAKSDGSSPHVGEFASDEVSTSYANEDEVSSSSDNTTALAKASRSPLVTSSPKLPPRGVGAGEHTPKASALGLGILSTSTSTPDSYGGGVGTGHSGTPGLEQVRTPTSSSGAPPPDEIHPLEILQAQIQLQRQQFSISEDQPLGLKGSKKTECAVGASGAQNGDSELGSCCSEAVKSAMSTIDLDSLMAEHSTTWYMPPDKALVDGGDDDKTLAPWEKAKSQNPNNKEVHDHPTNKASATQPGSHLQCLTVHCTDGDPKARTSVPTWRSLHSDISNRFGTFVAALT, from the coding sequence ATGTTTGGGCTGGACCAATTCGAGCCCCAGATCAACAGCCGGCACGCTGGTCAGGGCGAGGGGAACTTTAACGAAGCCGGACTGAGTATGAACGCCCACTTTAAGGCTCCTGCTTTCCACGCCGGGCCTCCTCCTGGCCCCGTGGACCCTGCAATAAGCGCTCTGGGCGAACCCCCGATCTTGGGTTTGAATATGGAGCCATACGGCTTCCATGCGCGCGGTCACTCCGAGCTGCACGCAGGGGGGTTGCAGGCACAGCCTGTGCACGGCTTCTTCGGTGGTCAGCAGCCTCACCACAGCCATCCTGGAGGCCATCACCCGCACCAGCATCACCCACACTTTGGGGGCAACTTCGGTGGTCCGGACCCAGGTGCCTCATGTCTGCACGGGGGCCGGCTGCTTGGCTATGGAGGTGCAGCAAGCGGCCTCGGCAGCCAGCCTCCCTTCGCAGAGAGTTACGAGCACATGGCGGAGAGCCAGGGGCCGGAGGGCTTCGGCCCGCAGCGGCCAGGAAACCTCCCGGACTTCCACAGTTCGGGCACTTCGGGCCACGCTGTGCCTGCCCCGTGCCTGCCGCTGGACCAGAGCCCTAACCGGGCTGCCTCTTTCCATGGCCTGTCCGCCTCTAGCGGCTCGGATTCTCACAGCTTGGAACCCCGGAGGGTGACGAACCAAGGAGCCGTAGATTCGCTGGAATACAATTACCCGAGCGAGCCGCCCTCAGGACATTTTGACATGTTTTCACCCTCTGACTCTGAAGGGCAGCTGCCACATTATGCTGCGGGTCGCCAGGTTCCCGGGGGCGCTTTCCCGGGTGCTTCAGCCATGCCCAGAGCCTCAGGCATGGTGGGTTTGTCCAAAATGCACGGTCAGCCACCgcagccaccaccaccccagcagCAACCGCAGCACGGAGTGTTCTTCGAGAGGTTTGGCGGGGCCCGGAAGATGCCTGTGGGTCTGGAGCCTGCAGTGGGCTCCAGGCACCCGCTAATGCAGCCTCCCCAGCAGGCCCCACCACCCCCgcagcagcagccccagcagcagcagccaccgcCACCACCCGGGCTTCTGGTCCGACAAAATTCTTGCCCTCCTGCGCTCCCGCGGCCACAGCAGGGTGAGGCTGGCACACCCAGTGGCGGCCTGCAGGACGGGGGCCCCATGCTGCCCAGCCAACACGCGCAGTTCGAGTACCCTATCCATCGGCTAGAGAACCGGAGCATGCACCCATATTCTGAACCTGTTTTCAGCATGCAGCATCCCCCTCCTCAACAGGCACCCAACCAGAGGCTGCAGCATTTCGATGCGCCCCCCTACATGAACGTGGCCAAGAGACCGCGTTTTGACTTTCCGGGCAGCACAGGCGTGGACCGCTGCGCCTCGTGGAATGGCAGCATGCACAACGGCACTCTGGACAACCAACTCTCTCCCTCCGCCTACCCAGGCCTCCCAGGCGAGTTCACGCCGCCTGTGCCGGACAGTTTTCCTTCGGGACCGCCCTTGCAGCACCCGGGGCCGGACCACCAGTCcctgcagcagcaacagcaacaacagcagcagcagcagcagcagcaacaacaacagcagcagcagcagcaacaacagcagcagcagcagcagcaacgcCAGAACGCGGCCCTCATGATTAAACAGATGGCGTCCCGGAACCAGCAGCAGCGGTTGCGACAGCCCAATCTGGCCCAGCTAGGCCACCCTGGGGACGTGGGCCAGGGCGGCCTTGTCCACGGAGGTTCGGTGAGCGGCTTGGCCCAGACGAACTTTGAGCGCGAAGGCGGCAGCGCAGGTGCGGGGCGCCTGGGTGGCTTTGAGCAGCAGGCGCCCCACCTGGCGCAGGAGAGCGCGTGGTTCCCGGGTCCACACCCTCCCGGAGACCTGCTGCCCCGGAGGATGGGCAGCGCGGGGTTGCCGGCTGATTGCGGCCCGCACGACCCTGGTCTGGCGCCTCCCCCTGCTCCAGGTGGCTCAGGGGTGCTATTCCGAGGCTCTCTGCAGGAGCCTCTGAGGATGCCTGGGGAAGGCCACGTGCCCGCACTGGCCTCGCCTGGGCTGCAGTTTGGGAGCAGCTTGGCTGGCCTAGGCCAGTTGCAGTCGCCCGGGGCCGGTGTGGGACTGCCCAACGCTCCGTCGGAGCGACGGCCTCCGCCTCCGGACTTCCCCGCGCCAGCTCTCGGGGGCCAGCCTGGCTTTCCCTTTGGCTCAGGCAGCCGGCAGGCTACGCCGCACAGCGCTCCAGGCGTGAATTCGCCCCCGAGCGCGGGCGCGGGCAGCGGCAGTTCCGGTGCTGCTGGGGGTGCTTACCCACCGCAGCCGGATTTCCAATCCAGCCAGCGCAACTCGGCCAGTAAACTGGGCGCGCTGTCCTTGGGGTCTTTCAACAAGCCCAGCTCTAAGGACAACCTGTTCGGCCAGAGCTGCCTGGCTGCGCTCTCCACTGCTTGCCAGAACATGATCGCCAGCCTGGGTGCTCCTAACCTCAACGTGACTTTCAACAAGAAGAACCCACCCGAGGGGAAGAGGAAACTGAGCCAGAACGAGCCCGACAGCGCGGTTGCAGCCGGTAACCCGGGCTCGGATTACTTTCCCGGAGGGACTACTCCTGGGGCCCCTGGACCCGGAGGCCCTTCCGGGACCAGTGGTGGTGGCTCCAAAGCCTCAGGACCGCCCAACCCTCCCATCCAGGGGGACAGCACCAGTCTTTCTCCCAATTACACCCTGGAATCAACATCGGGTAGCGATGGCAAGCCTGTCCCTGGGGGTAGTGGCCGGGGAAGGGGACGCAGAAAACGGGACAGTGGTCACGTGAGCCCCGGGACCTTTTTCGACAAATACTCCGCAGCTCCTGACAGTGGGGGCGCACCAGGGGTGAGCCCGGGGCAGCAGCAGGCTCCTGGTTCAGCCGCTGGGGGAAGCTCAGTAAACGAAGCCCGAGGGCCCACACCCCATGAGAAGGCCCTCACATCACCATCGTGGGGAAAGGGAGCCGAGTTGCTCCTTGGGGACCAGCCGGACCTCATGGCGTCCCTGGACAGCACCGCCAAATCAGATGGTAGTTCCCCACACGTGGGTGAGTTCGCCTCTGACGAGGTGAGCACAAGTTATGCGAATGAGGACGAAGTGTCCTCTAGTTCTGACAACACTACAGCCCTGGCCAAAGCCAGCCGAAGTCCCCTGGTGACCAGCTCACCCAAACTCCCTCCTCgaggggtgggtgctggggaacacACACCGAAGGCTTCTGCCCTGGGCCTGGGCATCCTGTCTACCTCTACCTCGACCCCTGACAGCTATGGTGGGGGCGTGGGCACCGGACATTCTGGCACACCAGGCCTGGAACAGGTCCGGACCCCAACGAGCAGCAGCGGTGCGCCGCCTCCTGACGAGATTCATCCCCTGGAGATCCTCCAAGCCCAGATCCAGCTGCAGAGACAGCAATTTAGCATCTCGGAGGACCAACCCCTGGGGCTCAAGGGTAGCAAAAAAACCGAGTGTGCTGTAGGGGCCTCTGGGGCACAGAATGGTGACAGCGAGCTGGGTAGCTGCTGCTCAGAAGCAGTCAAGAGCGCCATGAGCACCATCGACCTGGACTCCCTGATGGCAGAGCACAGCACTACCTGGTACATGCCGCCTGACAAGGCCCTGGTGGATGGTGGAGACGATGACAAGACGCTGGCGCCCTGGGAGAAGGCCAAGTCCCAGAACCCCAACAACAAAgaag